From a region of the Gossypium raimondii isolate GPD5lz chromosome 10, ASM2569854v1, whole genome shotgun sequence genome:
- the LOC128033857 gene encoding uncharacterized protein LOC128033857, which translates to MCITGMSEQWVAARIKQNGDSKCIPWKNLQDLILTRPDIKKRVDIFTLSIYGLVVFPKALGHVDEAVSDLFDRLDKGVTPVPTILAETFRSLNASRRADEGRFIGCVQLLLVWFHSHFWKVEKVSYRVFSENYSPLKELVATPRRDDITEEKWMAILHSLQEDDVEWKAPWMVPDEILYRCGDFHWVLLLGIWGAVEYTPLLVLRQYRSR; encoded by the coding sequence ATGTGCATCACCGGAATGAGCGAGCAATGGGTTGCAGCCCGGATTAAGCAAAATGGGGACAGTAAATGCATACCTTGGAAAAACTTGCAAGATCTGATCTTGACACGTCCGGATATAAAGAAGAGGGTTGATATCTTTACATTAAGCATTTATGGCTTAGTTGTCTTCCCTAAGGCATTAGGCCATGTGGATGAAGCAGTTTCAGATTTATTTGATAGGCTTGACAAGGGAGTCACACCGGTCCCAACAATTTTGGCTGAAACCTTCAGGTCCCTAAATGCGTCTAGAAGGGCGGATGAAGGAAGGTTCATCGGATGCGTGCAGTTGCTATTGGTGTGGTTccatagtcacttttggaaggtggaaaAGGTCTCATATCGGGTCTTCTCAGAAAATTACTCCCCATTAAAAGAGCTAGTGGCTACACCAAGACGAGACGACATCACAGAAGAgaagtggatggcaattctcCACAGTCTTCAAGAAGATGACGTTGAATGGAAAGCTCCTTGGATGGTGCCGGACGAGATCTTATATCGATGTGGGGACTTCCACTGGGTCCTTTTacttggaatttggggagctgtcGAATATACCCCTTTGCTTGTATTAAGACAATATAGGTCGAGATAG